A single genomic interval of Metamycoplasma salivarium harbors:
- a CDS encoding ABC transporter permease — MNYFKLKGKILAKSKGVYIMPSIFLLLEIGIIVLLDLLVSKEFIIRENLFLTTILPMTAIITCSLLVAYIIYLVQLLYYEDRSNGIQFLMYSKPISRRKIFFSNLLAISVPAFILMLSFWILNAILFVTFVPKISHLNAYIFSALLFAILVTLTFLSFTYLICAKVNKKIFSFIAITPLLLNSLVSLVVIADNFNYRKNFNEVSKRINSNQILPMQFNSDGSLNINNLNSEWNNRKLKDIPSLQEYNSYSTNSFVPTLDINKKDKSLIWPYFSWLDYQQHAKNINELLTNSNTTNWKWKTKFSYTKLDSNKYMTFNAKNYNDEDKEFVFSQINAYSKNEFKNNVKQLISNILTKSSSYANVSIIKNMLLQSTNYLQNINSYNDIYNSTEFKKLIQESWEKIQPFFATFTSEFTDTYNKIKELLIGKYGEAFTNKTIEQAMYNSQIYQNNPSMINTLTPHALSLLMTTKYYSLNKSKLNKIDIKPAKLLANSPDDKSKTYEFSGNLALKNADRLPSLIDYSIVENTSDSFVSMTKYVSYPNWISILYFIILLAIMLPIAYKLHVKGNFK, encoded by the coding sequence ATGAATTACTTTAAACTTAAGGGCAAAATACTCGCTAAAAGCAAGGGTGTTTATATAATGCCTTCAATTTTCTTACTATTAGAAATTGGAATTATTGTTTTATTAGATTTACTAGTTAGTAAAGAATTTATTATTCGAGAAAATTTATTTTTAACAACTATTTTACCAATGACAGCAATAATAACTTGTAGTTTACTTGTTGCATACATAATTTATTTAGTTCAATTACTTTATTATGAGGATAGAAGCAATGGAATTCAATTTCTAATGTATTCTAAACCAATTAGTAGAAGAAAAATCTTTTTTTCTAATTTGCTTGCTATATCAGTTCCAGCATTCATTTTAATGCTTAGTTTTTGAATTTTAAATGCTATTTTATTTGTTACTTTTGTTCCTAAAATTTCACATTTGAATGCATATATTTTTAGTGCTCTTTTATTTGCTATTTTAGTTACTTTAACTTTCTTAAGTTTTACATATTTGATATGTGCCAAAGTAAACAAAAAAATCTTTTCGTTTATTGCTATTACACCTCTTCTATTAAACTCTTTAGTTAGTCTGGTTGTTATTGCTGATAATTTTAACTATCGTAAGAATTTTAATGAAGTATCAAAAAGAATAAACTCAAACCAAATTCTACCTATGCAATTTAATAGTGATGGTTCACTAAATATAAATAATTTAAATTCTGAATGGAATAATCGTAAATTGAAAGACATCCCTTCATTGCAAGAATACAATTCTTATAGTACTAACAGTTTTGTTCCAACACTTGATATTAATAAGAAAGATAAATCACTAATTTGACCTTATTTTTCATGACTTGATTATCAACAACATGCAAAAAATATCAATGAATTGCTTACAAATAGCAACACAACAAATTGAAAATGAAAAACAAAATTTTCTTACACAAAATTAGATAGCAATAAATATATGACGTTTAATGCTAAGAATTATAATGATGAAGATAAGGAATTTGTGTTTTCTCAAATAAATGCTTACAGCAAGAACGAATTTAAAAATAATGTTAAGCAACTAATAAGTAACATTTTAACTAAATCTTCATCATATGCAAATGTTTCTATTATTAAAAATATGTTATTGCAAAGCACTAATTATTTACAAAATATTAATTCTTATAATGATATTTATAACTCAACTGAATTTAAAAAACTTATTCAAGAATCTTGAGAAAAAATTCAACCATTTTTTGCAACTTTTACATCAGAATTTACAGATACTTACAATAAAATAAAAGAATTATTGATTGGTAAATATGGAGAAGCTTTTACTAATAAAACTATTGAGCAAGCAATGTATAACTCACAAATATATCAAAATAATCCTTCAATGATTAACACATTAACACCACACGCTCTTAGCTTATTAATGACTACAAAATACTATAGTTTAAACAAATCAAAATTAAATAAAATTGATATTAAACCTGCTAAATTGCTCGCAAATTCACCTGATGATAAATCTAAAACATATGAATTTAGTGGTAATTTAGCTTTAAAAAATGCTGATAGATTACCATCATTAATTGATTATTCAATTGTAGAAAACACATCAGACTCATTTGTGTCAATGACTAAATATGTTTCATATCCAAATTGAATTTCTATTTTATATTTCATTATTCTTTTAGCAATTATGTTGCCCATTGCTTATAAACTACATGTGAAAGGAAATTTTAAATAA
- a CDS encoding HxHSH motif-containing lipoprotein translates to MKKIFKNLLVGITPMALLPLAMISCRREDYEDIKNDDPNNNQKKKEDFKANAEPTKKIYEIYDRLVLPLFKDVKDNYFKYKVIWNELIKNKTRFKKKLVDLSNQQTIADNETALRDFLRKWFPDANSNKDEYEKFGMYLYKYELIYQDVDAVLADTNLAFSGDEFIKYLKTIDDRLKGSDIDLATLQSALISLWKFINSYVFNPNKITKEEDIEKQNLEDNKNSHTHSHAIINLIHEMGLWHKKLGETYESKDKNGEFIKNEFTKDFEEKTEPKIVDNVNHIDWKTNWTKIKETLKEFDNKSPNYDLTKQEFKDRGQEILNSLKILLEQLAKSQGLPNLDLK, encoded by the coding sequence ATGAAAAAAATATTCAAAAATTTATTAGTTGGTATAACCCCAATGGCTTTATTACCTTTAGCTATGATTAGTTGTCGTAGAGAGGATTATGAAGACATAAAAAATGATGATCCCAATAATAACCAAAAGAAAAAAGAAGATTTTAAAGCAAATGCTGAACCAACAAAAAAGATCTATGAAATTTATGATCGTTTGGTTTTGCCATTGTTCAAAGATGTTAAAGATAATTATTTTAAATATAAAGTTATCTGAAATGAATTAATTAAAAATAAAACTAGATTTAAGAAAAAACTTGTTGACTTATCAAACCAACAAACAATTGCTGATAATGAAACAGCACTTAGGGATTTTTTAAGAAAATGATTTCCTGATGCTAATTCTAATAAAGATGAATATGAAAAATTCGGAATGTATTTGTATAAATATGAATTAATTTATCAAGATGTTGATGCAGTTTTAGCAGACACTAATTTAGCTTTTAGTGGTGATGAATTTATTAAGTATCTGAAAACAATTGATGATAGATTAAAAGGCAGTGATATTGATTTAGCAACATTGCAAAGTGCGTTAATTTCATTATGAAAGTTCATAAACTCGTATGTTTTTAATCCAAATAAAATTACAAAAGAAGAAGATATTGAAAAGCAAAATCTTGAAGATAACAAAAACTCACATACTCACTCACATGCAATTATTAATTTAATACATGAAATGGGACTATGACATAAAAAATTGGGTGAAACTTATGAATCAAAAGACAAAAATGGCGAATTTATAAAGAATGAATTTACTAAAGACTTTGAAGAGAAGACTGAACCAAAAATTGTTGATAATGTTAATCACATTGATTGAAAAACAAATTGAACTAAGATAAAAGAAACATTAAAAGAATTTGATAATAAATCACCTAATTATGATTTAACAAAACAAGAATTTAAAGATAGAGGACAAGAAATTTTAAATAGTTTAAAAATTTTGCTAGAACAATTAGCAAAATCTCAAGGTCTGCCTAATTTAGATCTTAAATAA
- a CDS encoding ABC transporter ATP-binding protein, with protein sequence MSDALKFENVGKNFHNFNALDDVTFSVKKGQFHAFIGSNGAGKTTLIRCLLGFYLDFAGKISIDNIDSKDFHSKQKIGYIPEVADFPKILTTYEYLYHFALISGLSKKDAVAKVNSLLETYNMNTPTYKNKSPFFMSSGQKKLVLLMQALLNDPIILILDEPVANLDPQNRLEFYEAIKKFHEQGNTIFISSHILSELEKYIDSYTQIENGKIIQSGSLNEHNDKLIYNWIFELSRANDATKFIDLLKKNNFEFSIKNEQTFLLKLTSEKHKNELLNLIIQDNISFSKFEEYKQQLGDIYFEKNKK encoded by the coding sequence ATGAGTGATGCTTTAAAATTTGAAAATGTCGGTAAAAATTTTCACAACTTTAATGCTTTAGATGATGTAACTTTTTCAGTAAAAAAAGGGCAATTTCATGCTTTTATTGGCTCAAATGGTGCTGGCAAAACAACACTAATTAGATGTTTATTAGGATTTTATTTAGATTTTGCAGGGAAAATTTCTATTGATAATATTGATAGTAAAGATTTCCATAGTAAGCAAAAAATAGGTTATATTCCTGAGGTTGCAGATTTTCCTAAAATTCTAACAACATATGAATATTTATATCATTTTGCTCTAATTTCAGGCTTATCAAAAAAAGATGCCGTTGCTAAAGTTAATTCTTTGCTTGAAACTTATAATATGAACACTCCAACTTATAAAAATAAAAGTCCATTTTTTATGTCAAGCGGCCAAAAGAAACTCGTTTTACTAATGCAAGCATTATTAAATGACCCTATAATCCTAATTTTAGATGAGCCTGTTGCAAATCTAGACCCACAAAATCGTTTAGAGTTTTATGAAGCTATTAAAAAATTTCATGAGCAAGGAAATACAATCTTTATTTCTTCTCACATTTTATCTGAACTTGAAAAATACATTGATAGTTATACCCAAATTGAAAATGGAAAAATTATTCAAAGCGGTTCTTTAAATGAACATAATGACAAGTTAATTTATAATTGGATTTTTGAATTATCAAGAGCTAATGATGCAACAAAATTTATTGATTTATTAAAGAAGAATAACTTTGAGTTTTCAATTAAAAACGAACAAACTTTTTTATTAAAATTAACATCTGAAAAACACAAAAATGAACTTTTGAATTTAATTATTCAAGATAATATTTCCTTTTCTAAATTTGAAGAATATAAGCAACAACTTGGAGATATTTACTTTGAGAAAAATAAGAAATAA